A single genomic interval of Rosistilla ulvae harbors:
- a CDS encoding NADH:ubiquinone reductase (Na(+)-transporting) subunit D yields the protein MAAIKSKDVLLGPIFHNNPIALQILGICSALAVTNKMSTAFVMCLAVTCVVAASNAAVSSIRTYIPSNIRIIVQMTVIASLVILVDQLLKAYLYDISKQLSVFVGLIITNCIVMGRAEGFAMKNSVGMSFLDGIGNGLGYSMVLMVVAFFRELLGNGSLFGYQVMELTRNGGWYNPNNLMLLPPSAFFLIGFLIWAIRVARPEQVEEA from the coding sequence ATGGCTGCTATAAAATCAAAAGACGTTTTGCTGGGACCGATCTTCCACAATAACCCGATCGCCCTGCAAATCCTTGGCATCTGTTCCGCCCTGGCGGTTACCAACAAGATGAGCACCGCGTTTGTGATGTGCTTGGCGGTAACCTGCGTGGTGGCGGCCAGTAACGCCGCGGTCAGTTCGATCCGAACCTACATTCCCAGCAACATCCGGATCATCGTGCAGATGACCGTGATTGCATCGCTGGTGATTCTGGTCGATCAATTGCTGAAGGCTTACCTGTACGACATCAGTAAACAATTGTCGGTCTTCGTCGGTCTGATCATCACGAACTGTATCGTGATGGGACGCGCTGAAGGCTTTGCAATGAAAAATAGCGTCGGGATGAGCTTCCTTGACGGCATCGGCAACGGTCTCGGTTACAGCATGGTGCTGATGGTCGTTGCGTTTTTCCGAGAACTACTGGGCAACGGATCGCTGTTCGGATACCAGGTGATGGAATTGACTCGCAACGGTGGTTGGTACAACCCCAACAACTTGATGTTGTTGCCACCGAGTGCTTTTTTCCTGATCGGTTTCCTGATCTGGGCGATTCGCGTCGCACGGCCCGAACAAGTCGAGGAGGCTTAA
- a CDS encoding Na(+)-translocating NADH-quinone reductase subunit A — MTTITKGLNLPISGEPQQLVESSHAVTRVALLGDDYIGMKPTMLVNVGDKVKLGQAVFSDKKTAGVTYTAPAAGTVVEINRGAKRRFESLVIEIEGDDSETFDTPSDLSVASGEAITEVLTASGLWSAFRTRPFGKVPAPGSQPHSIFVQAIDTHPLAADPSVVMRGKAEQFAIGLNAIKKLTSGKTFVCKNPDAEIPGANVDGVTLSDFSGPHPAGLPGTHIHFLDPVGPTKTVWYIGYQDVIAIGHLFETGKLDPTRIISLAGPCVSKPRLIETRLGADLTQLTAGELEGDNLRIVSGSVLGGRTTTDPCMFLGRYHTQVSVLKEGNEREFLGWQKPGFEKFSITRVFASALTPGKRFAMNTGTHGSERAMVPIGSYERVMPLDILPTQLLRSLIVRDTEEAQQLGALELEEEDLALCTFVCPGKYEFGEILRENLTTIEIEG, encoded by the coding sequence ATGACCACTATCACCAAAGGCTTGAACTTACCGATCTCCGGCGAGCCGCAGCAGCTTGTCGAATCGTCCCACGCGGTAACTCGCGTCGCGCTGTTGGGCGACGACTACATCGGTATGAAGCCGACTATGCTTGTGAACGTCGGCGACAAGGTAAAGTTGGGCCAGGCTGTATTTTCCGACAAGAAGACCGCTGGTGTCACCTACACCGCTCCCGCTGCGGGAACGGTTGTTGAGATCAACCGCGGAGCAAAGCGTCGCTTTGAATCGCTGGTGATCGAAATCGAAGGTGACGACAGCGAAACCTTCGACACGCCGAGCGATCTGAGTGTCGCCAGTGGCGAAGCGATCACCGAGGTTCTGACCGCTAGCGGTCTGTGGTCGGCGTTCCGCACGCGTCCCTTTGGCAAGGTGCCTGCCCCGGGCAGCCAACCGCATTCGATCTTTGTTCAAGCGATCGACACGCATCCCTTGGCCGCCGATCCTTCGGTTGTCATGCGTGGCAAGGCGGAGCAATTTGCGATCGGGCTCAACGCGATCAAAAAGCTGACCTCCGGCAAGACATTTGTTTGCAAGAACCCAGACGCCGAGATCCCCGGTGCCAACGTCGATGGCGTGACACTCAGCGATTTCAGCGGTCCCCATCCCGCCGGTCTGCCTGGTACCCATATCCATTTCTTGGATCCCGTCGGTCCGACCAAGACCGTTTGGTACATCGGTTATCAGGACGTGATCGCGATTGGCCACTTGTTCGAAACCGGCAAGCTGGATCCGACACGAATCATCTCGTTGGCCGGCCCCTGCGTTTCCAAGCCTCGCTTGATCGAAACACGTCTGGGTGCTGATCTGACACAACTGACCGCGGGCGAACTCGAAGGGGACAATTTGCGAATCGTTTCGGGGTCGGTCTTGGGTGGTCGCACCACAACCGATCCTTGTATGTTCTTGGGCCGCTACCACACCCAGGTCAGCGTGCTGAAGGAAGGAAACGAACGCGAGTTCTTGGGCTGGCAAAAGCCCGGCTTTGAAAAGTTCTCGATCACGCGAGTGTTCGCTTCGGCTCTTACCCCCGGCAAGCGATTTGCGATGAACACTGGTACCCACGGCAGCGAGCGGGCGATGGTCCCGATCGGGTCGTACGAACGGGTGATGCCGTTGGACATCCTGCCAACTCAGTTGTTGCGATCGTTGATCGTTCGCGACACCGAAGAGGCGCAGCAGTTGGGCGCTTTGGAACTCGAAGAAGAAGATCTGGCACTTTGCACGTTTGTCTGCCCAGGCAAATACGAATTTGGTGAGATCTTGCGAGAGAATCTGACCACGATCGAAATCGAAGGCTGA
- a CDS encoding anthranilate synthase component II: MVVVIDNYDSFTYNLVQRLGEIQPQIDVQVRRNDQISIEELEQLKPSRILISPGPCTPSEAGISVDVVKHFAGRIPLLGVCLGHQSIGQALGGKIIRAPELMHGKTDQIYHDNGGLFEGIEMPFVATRYHSLVIEPASLPEDLIVSAWTDTGGTRQIMGVRHKKFQLEGWQFHPESFLTEPGIALLTRFLNWS, translated from the coding sequence ATGGTCGTTGTCATCGATAACTATGATTCGTTCACCTACAACTTGGTCCAGCGGTTGGGCGAAATCCAGCCGCAGATCGATGTGCAGGTTCGTCGCAACGACCAGATTTCGATCGAAGAGCTGGAACAACTGAAGCCCTCGCGAATCCTGATCTCGCCGGGCCCCTGCACTCCCAGCGAGGCGGGGATCAGCGTCGATGTCGTCAAACACTTCGCCGGGCGGATCCCTTTGTTAGGCGTCTGTCTGGGGCATCAGTCGATCGGCCAAGCTTTGGGAGGCAAGATCATCCGCGCCCCCGAACTGATGCACGGCAAGACCGACCAGATCTACCACGACAACGGCGGATTGTTCGAAGGAATCGAGATGCCGTTTGTCGCGACGCGGTATCACAGCCTAGTGATCGAACCCGCTTCGCTTCCCGAGGATCTGATCGTTTCCGCCTGGACCGACACCGGCGGAACGCGGCAGATCATGGGCGTGCGACACAAGAAATTCCAGCTCGAAGGCTGGCAGTTCCACCCCGAGAGCTTCTTGACCGAACCGGGTATCGCACTGCTAACCCGCTTCCTCAACTGGAGTTAA
- a CDS encoding DUF2617 family protein, which produces MLSVRPKIAELKFQVFGRSLHPELFEFHRSRRIQRDAFHAEISITNSGHVVTWRGNGITISEVAASSQQLLPTRRRLMEYPLRGSRTDRAECRSGVTYSTRFTLEPVATDLFWTIQKQLTADATEGLLHRFDSNGRIAMGAVSYINIETRARSMMIQAIHTFPEDQAIVKVESTFAIDG; this is translated from the coding sequence GTGTTATCCGTCCGCCCCAAGATCGCTGAGCTTAAATTTCAGGTATTCGGACGATCGCTACATCCCGAGCTGTTCGAGTTTCATCGGTCGCGTCGGATCCAACGCGATGCGTTTCATGCGGAGATCTCGATCACCAACTCCGGACATGTGGTTACCTGGCGCGGCAACGGGATCACGATCTCCGAAGTCGCAGCGTCGTCGCAGCAGTTGCTGCCGACCCGCCGCCGGTTGATGGAATACCCGCTTCGCGGTTCGCGAACCGACCGCGCCGAATGTCGATCGGGCGTCACCTATTCCACGCGGTTTACACTCGAACCGGTCGCTACCGATCTGTTTTGGACGATTCAAAAGCAATTGACCGCCGACGCCACCGAGGGCTTGCTGCATCGCTTCGATTCCAACGGACGAATCGCGATGGGAGCGGTCAGCTACATCAACATCGAGACCCGTGCGCGATCGATGATGATCCAAGCCATCCATACCTTTCCCGAGGATCAAGCGATCGTCAAAGTCGAATCGACCTTTGCGATCGACGGCTGA
- a CDS encoding NADH:ubiquinone reductase (Na(+)-transporting) subunit B — translation MKALREFLDQKVEPWFKKGSPLAMLHPMYEAPDTFLYTPGHVAKGSTHVRDNIDLKRMMIMVVVALIPCTLFAMWNTGYQANLAMAKMESAGYEILTPAEYELVPKTEIPLRKLAKTDWHYTIQSAIGLGRDPGSFVDNFVFGALHFLPIYIVCMFVGGHIEALFCVVRGHEINEGFLVTGLLFPLTLPPTIPLWQVAIGIAFGVIVGKEVFGGTGRNFLNPALTARAFLYFAYAGEISGDKVWTAVDGFSGATSLGAMASAVPGAGMAPVTGEFDAAGELVAGGIATSWGTQTLTWWDCFLGTIQGSMGETSALACLIGAAILIAAGIGSWRIMAGTVVGAVATAALMNAIGSDKYAMFEMPPMWHLVVGGFAFGAVFMATDPVSAAMTNTGRWIYGVLIGFMTILVRVVNPAYPEGIMLAILFANVFAPLIDYYVAQANIKRRVARYATS, via the coding sequence ATGAAAGCGCTGCGAGAATTTCTCGACCAGAAGGTCGAGCCTTGGTTCAAAAAAGGCTCACCGCTGGCAATGCTCCATCCGATGTACGAAGCGCCCGATACGTTTCTGTACACTCCGGGACACGTTGCCAAAGGTTCCACTCACGTCCGCGACAACATCGACCTGAAACGGATGATGATCATGGTCGTGGTCGCTTTGATTCCCTGCACGCTGTTTGCGATGTGGAACACCGGCTACCAAGCCAACTTGGCGATGGCCAAGATGGAATCGGCGGGCTACGAAATCCTGACCCCTGCGGAATACGAACTGGTTCCCAAGACCGAGATTCCGCTCCGCAAGCTGGCCAAGACCGACTGGCACTACACGATCCAATCTGCGATTGGTTTAGGACGCGATCCGGGCAGCTTCGTCGACAACTTTGTCTTCGGTGCGTTGCACTTCCTGCCGATCTACATCGTCTGCATGTTTGTTGGTGGTCACATCGAAGCTCTGTTCTGTGTCGTTCGCGGCCATGAAATCAACGAGGGCTTTCTGGTTACCGGCTTGCTGTTTCCGCTGACGCTACCGCCCACGATTCCGCTGTGGCAGGTCGCCATTGGGATCGCGTTTGGCGTGATCGTCGGTAAAGAGGTCTTCGGCGGTACCGGACGCAACTTCCTCAACCCCGCTCTGACCGCCCGTGCGTTTCTGTACTTTGCTTACGCTGGTGAGATCAGCGGCGACAAGGTTTGGACCGCAGTCGACGGCTTCAGCGGTGCAACCAGCCTGGGTGCGATGGCATCGGCGGTTCCCGGAGCTGGCATGGCTCCTGTGACTGGCGAATTCGACGCAGCGGGTGAATTGGTTGCCGGCGGAATCGCGACCTCATGGGGAACGCAAACGCTCACCTGGTGGGACTGTTTCCTGGGAACGATCCAAGGTTCGATGGGCGAGACAAGCGCTTTGGCGTGCTTGATCGGAGCAGCGATTCTGATCGCCGCGGGCATCGGATCGTGGCGGATCATGGCTGGTACCGTGGTCGGTGCGGTTGCGACCGCAGCGTTGATGAACGCGATCGGCAGCGACAAGTACGCGATGTTCGAGATGCCGCCGATGTGGCACTTGGTTGTCGGCGGATTCGCTTTTGGTGCGGTCTTCATGGCGACCGACCCGGTCTCCGCAGCGATGACCAACACCGGACGCTGGATCTACGGCGTGCTGATCGGATTCATGACGATCCTGGTTCGTGTTGTAAACCCCGCTTATCCAGAAGGCATCATGCTGGCGATCCTGTTCGCCAACGTGTTCGCTCCACTGATCGATTATTACGTTGCTCAAGCCAACATCAAACGGAGGGTCGCTCGTTATGCCACCTCGTGA
- a CDS encoding sulfatase produces the protein MINRVTIWASSIAIMLVVTGDVVQAADDRKPNIVFIMADDLGWADVGYNGAEFYETPNIDALCRSGMEFTDAYPGAANCMPSRSCIMSGMYTPRTKMWTPGMVSKGEQRYMRLLVPSRQNNKGDGKIPTVGSLDPEVFSLARLLKQVDYKTLHLGKWHLGSGSGLGFDRNDVDGRGADLKKDHKFYGNKNVAQWLTDAAVDYIAKNKDDPFFIYLNHFDVHTPINARAAVVDKYKRKLASKKWSRNWNPVYAAMIEAVDTSVGRLRQAIQENGIEQETLVIFTSDNGGYGRATWNTPLKGSKGGFYEGGIRTPLVMSWHGKIKPGTVCDTPVTGVDYMPTFAELTGAPLATDQPLDGVSIVPLMMGNAIARRAIYWHYPLYLNGEVQVKPIYGTDRMYWRGTPCSVIRMGDWKLMEFFETGSIELYNLRDDLGESSDLADQHPEKAAELLKVLKKWQVETDADIPRTLNPDFDPDYAPAGKKGAR, from the coding sequence ATGATCAATCGGGTAACAATTTGGGCATCCAGCATCGCGATCATGCTGGTAGTGACTGGCGACGTCGTTCAAGCGGCAGACGACAGGAAGCCCAATATCGTCTTCATCATGGCAGACGATTTGGGCTGGGCGGACGTCGGCTACAACGGCGCGGAGTTCTACGAAACGCCCAACATCGACGCGCTCTGTCGGTCGGGGATGGAGTTCACCGATGCGTATCCCGGTGCTGCGAATTGCATGCCCTCGCGGTCCTGCATCATGAGCGGAATGTATACGCCGCGGACGAAGATGTGGACTCCCGGAATGGTCTCCAAGGGAGAGCAGCGTTACATGCGGTTGCTGGTTCCCAGCCGGCAGAACAACAAAGGGGACGGCAAAATCCCGACTGTCGGTAGCTTGGATCCCGAGGTCTTTTCGCTGGCCCGCTTGCTGAAACAAGTCGACTACAAAACGTTGCACCTGGGCAAATGGCACCTCGGTTCGGGCAGCGGACTCGGCTTCGACAGGAACGATGTCGACGGTCGAGGCGCCGACTTGAAGAAGGATCATAAATTCTACGGCAACAAAAATGTCGCTCAGTGGCTGACCGATGCGGCTGTCGATTACATCGCCAAAAACAAAGACGATCCGTTTTTTATCTATCTGAACCACTTCGACGTTCACACTCCGATCAATGCTCGCGCCGCCGTGGTCGACAAATACAAGAGGAAGCTGGCATCTAAAAAGTGGAGCCGGAACTGGAACCCCGTTTACGCTGCGATGATCGAAGCTGTCGATACATCGGTTGGCCGGCTGCGGCAGGCGATCCAAGAGAACGGGATCGAGCAGGAGACGCTGGTGATCTTTACGTCCGACAACGGCGGGTATGGCAGAGCGACCTGGAACACGCCGCTGAAAGGTTCCAAAGGTGGCTTCTACGAAGGCGGTATTCGCACGCCGCTTGTCATGAGTTGGCACGGGAAGATCAAGCCGGGAACCGTCTGCGATACGCCGGTGACGGGCGTCGATTACATGCCGACGTTTGCCGAATTGACTGGGGCGCCGCTGGCGACCGATCAGCCGCTGGACGGCGTCTCGATCGTTCCGCTGATGATGGGCAATGCGATCGCTCGGCGCGCGATCTATTGGCACTACCCGCTGTATCTCAACGGAGAAGTGCAGGTGAAGCCGATCTACGGGACCGACCGGATGTATTGGCGAGGGACGCCCTGCAGCGTCATCCGGATGGGTGATTGGAAGCTGATGGAGTTCTTTGAGACCGGATCGATCGAGCTCTATAACCTGCGGGATGATTTGGGAGAAAGCAGTGATCTCGCCGACCAACATCCGGAAAAGGCGGCCGAGTTATTGAAGGTGCTCAAGAAATGGCAGGTCGAAACGGACGCCGATATCCCCCGGACGCTCAATCCCGATTTCGATCCCGATTATGCGCCAGCGGGGAAGAAGGGAGCACGGTGA
- a CDS encoding Na(+)-translocating NADH-quinone reductase subunit C, whose amino-acid sequence MTNTVLVALVLCLVCSSLVSVAAVKLKPLQEINKALDVQKNILDATGMAMEQLGIPANQLTKTQVETMFEQIETKLVDLETGDYVDASPEEVSSFDPRKAARDKDESTAIGDTAYPIGLGRRETVSKVYLVKTADGELSQVVLPVYGNGLWSTLYGFLALDKNLETVKGITFYEHGETPGLGGEVDNPAWKAEWEGLTIYNDEGQPELGVSKGPAPLDDNYLVDGLSGATITCRGVTNLVRYWVSEDGFKPYLAKLKTELPKSGGKS is encoded by the coding sequence ATGACCAATACGGTTTTGGTCGCCCTGGTCCTGTGTCTGGTTTGCTCCAGCTTGGTCAGCGTCGCCGCCGTCAAGCTGAAACCACTGCAAGAGATCAACAAAGCGCTCGACGTCCAGAAGAACATTCTCGACGCGACCGGGATGGCGATGGAGCAGTTGGGGATTCCAGCGAACCAATTGACCAAGACTCAAGTTGAAACGATGTTCGAACAGATCGAGACCAAATTGGTCGATCTCGAAACGGGCGACTATGTCGATGCAAGCCCCGAGGAGGTCAGTTCATTTGATCCCCGCAAAGCGGCTCGCGATAAAGATGAAAGCACCGCCATCGGCGATACCGCTTATCCAATCGGACTCGGACGCCGGGAAACGGTCTCCAAGGTCTACTTGGTGAAAACGGCCGATGGTGAGTTGTCGCAAGTTGTGTTGCCGGTCTACGGCAACGGACTTTGGTCGACGCTGTACGGTTTCCTCGCCTTGGACAAGAACCTAGAGACCGTCAAAGGCATCACGTTCTACGAACATGGTGAAACGCCGGGCTTGGGAGGTGAAGTCGACAATCCCGCTTGGAAGGCCGAATGGGAAGGTTTGACAATTTACAACGATGAAGGCCAGCCGGAGTTGGGTGTTAGCAAGGGCCCCGCGCCGCTTGACGACAACTACCTGGTCGACGGCCTCAGTGGTGCGACGATCACCTGTCGTGGTGTCACGAATCTGGTTCGTTACTGGGTCAGTGAAGACGGTTTCAAACCGTATCTCGCGAAACTCAAAACGGAACTTCCAAAATCGGGAGGGAAGTCATAG